A single window of Nicotiana tomentosiformis chromosome 1, ASM39032v3, whole genome shotgun sequence DNA harbors:
- the LOC138906660 gene encoding uncharacterized protein — protein MTHHVHHGVSASHDSYNAHLGQSSLSALPAQSSSRAPSVQGSSVPVYCDASRIGIGCVLMQEGRVIAYASGQLKPYEKNYLVYDLGLTTIVHALKIWRLYLYGVSCEANVVADALSRKAVSLGSLACIPVDERSLASDVQALANQFVRLDVSKPSRVLAYVVTRSSLYDRIRERQHDNPNFFVLKDTVHHGDSKEVSIGDDGVLQTHGRICLPNVDGLRELILEEAHSS, from the exons ATGACTCATCATGTTCATCATGGTGTGTCAGCTAGCCATGATTCATACAATGCTCATCTAggtcagtcatctcttagtgccctcccagctcagagttcatctcgtgctccatcagttcagggttcatctgtaccag tctattgtgatgcttctcggatcggtattgggtgtgtcctaatgcaggagggtagagtaattgcttatgcttcaggCCAGTTGAAGCcttatgagaagaactacctcgtTTATGATTTGGGGTTGAcaaccatcgttcatgcattgaagatttggaggctttatctctatggtgtgtcttgtgag gccaatgtggtggccgatgccttaagtagaaaggcagtgagtttGGGCAGCCTTGCATGCATTCCTGTTGATGAGAGatcgcttgcatcagatgttcaggccttggccaatcagttcgtgaggttagatgtttcaaagcCTAGCCGGGTTCTAGCTTACGTGGTaactcggtcttccttatatgatcgcatcagagagcgtcagcaTGACAACCCTAATttttttgtccttaaggacacggttcaccATGGTGATTCCAAGGAAgtttctattggggatgatggggtgctACAGACGCATGGTCGGATTTGTTTGCCCAATGttgatgggctacgtgagttgattcttgaggaggcccacagttcatga